CCTTCGCCCTCTTCCTGCTCACCGTGGCCGTCGACCCGCTCAGGGTCATCATCCTGGTGGCGGGGTGAGCGCggcggggcagggggcaactGAGGGGGGCTGGGGTTTGACTCATTGGAGGAGTTCGGGGGGCGGGCAGTTGGGGTGGGGCTGAGTCTTGCTCCATGGAGGgctgagggggggcagggggcccctgaggggctgggcagctgtgggggtgggctggggtttgccccatggggggcagggggcatgtgggggagggggctgggcagttgaggtggggcagggggtatcTCAGGGGGGCAGAGAGtctttgtgtgggggggggtctgaGGGTCAGGCTGTGCCTGGGAGCTGGTGGTGGTCCCCTGCAGGGTAGCCCCTTGATTGGGATGTtgctggggggctgggcccagggagaGAGAAATTGGGGTGGGGGATATGGGTGTGTATAGGTAGGGTGCTGGGGCCCTGGGAGAGATTGGGCAGGTGTTGGGGGAGTGACTAGGGAgtgattacacacacacacacacacacacacacacacacacacacacacacacacacacacacacacacacgtcattGGTCTTGTCATCACTGGTTGCTCCCTCAGGGCAGGCATCTGCAAGCTGCGGACTTCAGGcctggcagagcctggctcctcaGCTGTCgccctgggagctgcccaccGGGGTCACGGGGTTAAAAGTATAAGAGCTGCCATTAACTGTCAGGCCCTGGGTCCATCTTGCCCGGTCTTCTATGTCACACGGTGGCCGAGAGCGGAGGTTgagggtctgagcagggttttcccctgttcctctctcccttgcagcctcccgCATCTAGGGTCCGGGCAGCTCtcatgcagaggccgtgcccctcgctcccacaCGCAATAGCTACcgatgccccttttctccaagacTGGTTCCAGGCCTTTTATGAATATGGCCATGCTCTCAGCTTTCCCTGCACTTGATGGGCTGTGAggaggatgaggataacctggagagggtccagagaagggccactcatatggttaagggcctacagaccaagccgtacaaggagagactagagaaactggaccttttcagcctctgcaagagaaggttgagaggcgaccttgtggctgcctataagttcatcacgggggcacagaagggaattggtgagtatttgttcaccaaggcgcccccgggagttacaagaaacaatggccacaagctagcagagagcagatttagattggacattaggaggaacttcttcacagttcaagtggccaaggtctggaacgggctcccaagggaggtggtgctctcccctaccctgggggtcttcaagaggaggttagataaccatctagctggggtcatctagacccagcactctttcctgcctatgcagggggtctgactcgacgatctattgaggtcccttccgaccctaacatctacgaatctatgaatatgaGGCTCCTGGCCGTATGGGCTCTGGAGGGACAGGCTTCTTTCAGGGGGTTCTCCATGTGCTTCTGACCgacaggccccagctgggctgagcctCCCCTGGTGCAGATGAAACAAGGCTGTAAAATGTTTTTCACCATTCAGACTGGGAGCCCTAACTGGCACTTCCTGGCTTCTCCTGGTTTTCTGCCTTGCTGAGCACTTAACATTCCTGGGAGGATTTGATGGTCAGGGGGGTGGCTTCCTTGTTTCCTCAGCCACTGAGTGGTTTAAGTTTGCAAGCTCATGCTCCAGAAAGGACGCGATTAGCACAAGGCTGCAACCCTGGCTCCAGCTTAATGAAGTAATCTGTGTGGGAACCGTAGGGGCTGTGTAGGAGGTTTCCCTCGCCAGTGCCAGAGCAGCTCCTTCAGCACGGAGTCACTGCTGGGTTTGAGCTGCCTTTGCAGCTCTGAAGTCCAGGCATTGCTCAGTATGATACCTCCAATACAGGATCTCCTTGGGGCAGCACTGCCTGCATCTTGCCCTTAGTCAGTTCTGTGTTATGTTGGTCTTTAGCTGGCCCTGTAACACATCTCCTTTGCGTCTGTTGCCACCAGCTGGATGTGAACATGGAGCTTTGCATTGAAGTACACGAGCCTCTCTTGCTCGATCTGAAAGTCAGGAAAAGTTCTCAAAGGTCCTGTGACTGAAGCCACCATGGAAAGGGAAtagaggagctgcctggctgggggatAGGTTACTTCTTCTCCATGATGAATAAACAATTTCTCCAGCTAGACTTCAGCACCGGGTCTGCCTGGACCTGCTCCTTGGGCTATGCTGTTGCAGCCTTCAGTTGGTCTGTTGCAGCTGATAGCACCCACGTGTCATGACTCATAATGAACATGAGGGATTTGGTATTTAAGCAAACAATGGAGATGTAAACAGCTTGATACTGGTACTAGTGTGTGTACCCTTTCTGGGACGGGCATAGGTGAGAGACGCGTGTGCTTGTGACTTGAAGGTGGTGATAGTTGGTGTCTTCCCTGGTGACTGCCTCCTAAAGGCAATAAATGACACAATTTCCAGTGTGAACATGGAAATCTAGTCCGCCTGACTCCGAATCTGCAAGACCGCATACTTCCTACATGCTTCTGCATGTGACCAGCCTGACGTGTGGGAGCCTGATTAGATTCCAAACTTCCCTCACCCAGTACATGACACACCCAAGAgccccagaggcagcagcaacccATGGCTCAACCCACGtctcctttcttcttccccacaGGGCATTTTTCTGGCTTGTCTCCTTGCTCCTGGCCTCCCTGATCTGGTTCATTTCAGTGCATCTCAGTGATCCAGAGGACTCCAAGCTGCAGTACGGCCTGCTGGTCTTTGGGGCTGCTGTGTCAGTTCTGCTACAGGAGGCATTCAGATTTGCCTATTTCAAGCTGCTCAAGTAAGAACCTGTCAGGCAggctgctctccccccacccccaccctccaacccCATGACATGGGCAGACTAGTGCTAGTCTCCTTTGTAGGTTGTCCTGAAACTCTCAGATGATAAGCTGGGTGAGACCTGGGCTTGTTGCTAGCAGCAGAAAGTGGCAGCGATTGTGCTGGATGACTCAACAGGTTGGGGGGAGGGTCATTCTGtgtttttcccttcctcccttgcTCCTCCTTGATTGCCCTGGTAGGTGCCACTTCAGGAGAAatgccttctgcctccagcccatGCATTCAGCCTCGCTCTTCTTTCTCTAACCCCAGAAAGGCGGATGAAGGCTTGGCCATGATCAGCGAGGACGGACGCTCCCCCATCTCCCTCAAGCAGATGGCCTATGGTGAgtgagcagctgggcaggggcctgTGCTCCCTTAAGGTAGTAGGCTGATCCCTCCACACCTGCCCTGCTGTAGATGCAAGGTTTTTTTGGTGCTAGGGGGTAATGTGATGCTGAAGCAGAACAGAATgccctttctctgccctcccatgttttcatctctcctgcctctctcttcccttagtttgtggctggggcagggcattcAGCAAAACCTAAGCAGAGGCCTGGCGTAGAATAGGCGGCTTGttgccagtagggggcgctcctgcgttgagccgcccacctcactgtgcccgaccaccttccaggctccgagtgcctccctggggtgcgtCGCGTCCgaccgaccccttccctggagcacacccgctagcctggggttcccactgcccccatccaaggctctggactcaattctggctctgcgcaccttggaaaatgcaggcctgatggtccaatgggtactagacccaatacaggcacttggggcacttcccccaagtcaggggcttattagaaagtctcccttagtccacagacctaaggggcctccttggcataatttagacccacccctcaataagtctcccacaccggtcacaaggagaactttattgattaaaGGGggcagggtgaaaacagggtaaaaggtagagcaatatcagaggaatctcagaggaatcccatagagcaaactaggaTGGCTGAGGTAGCCCTTTTGagcacgcatctgagttactgtaagctaaatatgtAGTCTGATcttgagtagcttactcacacgcatcatccagaggtggttggagttttcctctggaagcaggtcactctttgagcatgcagttatgaggagagagcctgtttcagattcacctggatgaccgcatggctaatggctgccttcttcctggcccgggcctttaaataacctttctgacctcagcagcccagtccagtcgaagctgccagtgctggccactagccaaccaatctaaaaaagcatcactggctccCTGGGCCAGTGAGCGGGGCTcccccccaggtgaccagagcatctacacctgaggcaccaggcttttgtcatgtaggcagggaggaagatcccctgccctgagggattcaacacgagcctctcacgctggcagagagagatttctggagaggggcacagacggtggcCTTTCTACCACAGTTGGCACCATTGCTAACTCCCTGGGATGGATCCCTGTTctggcttctggctgccaccgccTGCAGGTAACCTTGGTGCATGCTTGCAttgcagctgcctcccacccaccccagtctCCCCACCCAGAATGCCTTGAACACAGCACAGCACTGAATTTGCTGAGCTTCTCTGCATGGCAAATCCACCTCCTCATGACAGATTTGGAGAAGTTGCAGGAAGGTATCAGGGAAGTGGTTCTGTTCCTGTCGGGGTGGAGCCCAGTGCAGTACGCAGCATGGCCATCATTTTAATTCCAGCTCCAATCActgtcctcttccctcccccccccctcccctcccctcccccctgcagtgTCGGGTCTGTCCTTCGGGATCATCAGTGGCGTCTTCT
This sequence is a window from Alligator mississippiensis isolate rAllMis1 chromosome 15, rAllMis1, whole genome shotgun sequence. Protein-coding genes within it:
- the APH1A gene encoding gamma-secretase subunit APH-1A isoform X2, with amino-acid sequence MGAAVFFGCTFIAFGPAFALFLLTVAVDPLRVIILVAGAFFWLVSLLLASLIWFISVHLSDPEDSKLQYGLLVFGAAVSVLLQEAFRFAYFKLLKKADEGLAMISEDGRSPISLKQMAYAASHPPQSPHPECLEHSTALNLLSFSAWQIHLLMTDLEKLQEVSGLSFGIISGVFSVINILADSIGPGIIGIHGDSPYYFITSAFLTMAVVFLHTFWGVIFFDACEKRRFWSLGLVVASHLITSGLTFLNPWYEASLVPIYIITVSMGIWAFFTAGGSLRTILLCLPCKEEENSRVMVYSALQVPVED
- the APH1A gene encoding gamma-secretase subunit APH-1A isoform X3 translates to MGAAVFFGCTFIAFGPAFALFLLTVAVDPLRVIILVAGAFFWLVSLLLASLIWFISVHLSDPEDSKLQYGLLVFGAAVSVLLQEAFRFAYFKLLKKADEGLAMISEDGRSPISLKQMAYAASHPPQSPHPECLEHSTALNLLSFSAWQIHLLMTDLEKLQEVSGLSFGIISGVFSVINILADSIGPGIIGIHGDSPYYFITSAFLTMAVVFLHTFWGVIFFDACEKRRFWSLGLVVASHLITSGLTFLNPWYEASLVPIYIITVSMGIWAFFTAGGSLRTILLCLPCKDPPASSQVRRKRTAA